The following coding sequences lie in one Lolium perenne isolate Kyuss_39 chromosome 2, Kyuss_2.0, whole genome shotgun sequence genomic window:
- the LOC127329352 gene encoding cytochrome P450 87A3-like, whose amino-acid sequence MIDYAAAALTAAALLLLYAVHRWRNPRCNGRLPPGSMGFPLVGETFQFFSPDASFDIPPFIRQRLAWYGPIFKTSLVGHPVVVSADEELNHMVFQQEGELFQSWYPDSFVEILGRDNVGEQQGTMFKYLKNMVLRFFGPESLRESILRDVEHAVCSSLCTWSTLPAVELKEAVSTMVFELSANKLLGLEPSRSKVLRKSFFDFVRGLISFPLYLPGTAYYACMQGRMSAMEVLRQVLEERKQSAQALGGGARPHGDFLDYVVQEITKEKPVLTEGMALDLMFLLLFASFHTTSLALTLAVKLLSDHPHVLDELTVEHETILNQRQAGNESDGDTVTWKEYKSMTFTSQVISETVRLANIAPGIFRKTLKDVQFRGYTIPAGWGVMVCPLAVHLNPEIYPDPVTFNPSRFKDKMEINRGSRNFMAFGGGIRFCVGADFSKLQMAIFLHFLVTKYRWIQLGGGKIVRTPGLEFPDGYHIQIRQKN is encoded by the exons ATGATCGACTACGCGGCGGCTGCCCTTACTGCGGCGGCGCTGCTGCTGCTGTACGCGGTGCACAGGTGGAGGAACCCTCGCTGCAACGGCCGCCTCCCGCCGGGTTCCATGGGATTCCCGCTCGTCGGCGAGACCTTCCAGTTCTTCTCCCCCGACGCCTCCTTCGACATTCCTCCCTTCATCCGGCAACGGCTCGCGTG GTACGGCCCGATCTTCAAGACGAGCCTGGTGGGGCACCCGGTGGTGGTGTCGGCGGACGAGGAGCTGAACCACATGGTGTTCCAGCAGGAGGGGGAGCTGTTCCAGAGCTGGTACCCGGACTCGTTCGTGGAGATCCTCGGCCGCGACAACGTTGGCGAGCAGCAGGGCACCATGTTCAAGTACCTCAAGAATATGGTGCTCAGGTTCTTCGGCCCGGAGAGCCTCAGGGAGTCCATCCTCCGCGACGTCGAGCACGCCGTCTGCAGCTCACTCTGCACTTGGTCCACATTGCCGGCCGTCGAGCTCAAAGAAGCCGTCTCCACG ATGGTGTTCGAGCTTTCCGCGAACAAGCTGCTCGGCTTGGAGCCGTCGAGGTCCAAGGTTTTACGGAAGAGCTTCTTCGACTTCGTTCGAGGGCTCATCTCGTTCCCGCTCTACTTGCCAGGGACTGCTTACTACGCATGCATGCAG GGACGGATGAGCGCAATGGAGGTGCTGCGGCAAGTTCTGGAGGAGAGGAAGCAGTCGGCACAGGCGCTCGGAGGAGGGGCACGGCCCCACGGCGATTTCCTCGACTATGTCGTCCAAGAGATCACCAAGGAGAAGCCGGTCCTGACGGAAGGAATGGCGCTGGACCTGATGTTTCTGCTCCTCTTCGCGAGCTTCCACACCACGTCGCTGGCGCTCACGCTGGCCGTCAAGCTCCTCTCCGACCATCCCCACGTGCTGGATGAGCTCACG GTGGAGCATGAAACGATTCTGAACCAGCGCCAGGCAGGCAATGAGTCTGATGGTGATACAGTCACATGGAAAGAGTACAAATCCATGACCTTCACATCCCAG GTCATAAGCGAGACGGTCCGATTAGCCAACATTGCGCCTGGCATTTTCAGAAAGACTCTGAAAGATGTTCAGTTCAGAG GATATACAATACCAGCAGGATGGGGAGTGATGGTCTGCCCTCTAGCAGTGCACTTGAATCCAGAAATTTACCCAGATCCCGTCACCTTCAACCCTTCAAGGTTTAAG GACAAAATGGAGATAAACCGTGGGTCAAGAAACTTCATGGCATTCGGAGGAGGTATCCGTTTCTGTGTTGGAGCAGACTTCAGCAAGCTACAAATGGCAATTTTCCTCCATTTTCTTGTCACCAAATATAG GTGGATACAATTAGGTGGTGGCAAGATAGTACGGACTCCTGGGCTAGAATTTCCTGATGGTTACCACATCCAAATCAGACAGAAAAACTAA